The Salvelinus fontinalis isolate EN_2023a chromosome 13, ASM2944872v1, whole genome shotgun sequence DNA segment TTACAGCTCCAGATAACATGTTTACAACTCCAGATAACATGTTTACAACTCCAGATAACATGTTTACAACTCCAGATAACATGTTTACAACTCCAGATAACATGTTTACAACTCCAGATAACATGTTTACAACTCCAGATAACATGTTTACAACTCCAGATAACATGTTTACAGCTCCAGATAACATGTTTACAACTCCAGATAACATGTTTACAACTCCAGATAACATGTTTACAACTCCAGATAACATGTTTACAATTACAGATAACATGTTTGCAGCACCTTGGCCCAATTATAGCCTATTCTTTTTGATTCTAAACAAATTAAAAATAGGCCTGATTAATTGACCAACCCATTTGCAGCGATAATATATAGCCTAGCAACTGCAACAATTTATCTTATTCATCTTATTCTGTTCTGTGGGTGACTGAGTAGGAAACCCCAACTCAGAAGCTAAGAGATCAACCAGAGCGCAAGACATCAATGGCAGCACCACAATGTAGCCTTTCTCTGATGATATGGTCTTTCTTCCTCCCAGCCAGCATCTTTCCTTGAAATCCTTTACCAGTCATGATCATTATGAAATATAAAGTCTTTGAAGAGAACTAGCCTCAGTAATGTCAAGGACAGATCAATTCACACTGAACtaaaaaaataaatgcaacatgcaacaacttcAAAGATTTAACTGAGTTACAGTCAATTTAATCAAAttgattaggccctaatctatggatttcacatgatgaatgggaatacagatataaatctgttggtcacagataccattAAAAAAAGAAGGGGgttggataaaaaaaaaacgtaagtacctttatttaactaggcaagtcagatgagaacaaattcttatttacaatgacggcctaggaacagtgggttaactgccttgttcaggggcagaacaacagattttcaccttgtcagctcagggattcaatcttgcaacctttcggttactagtccaacgctctaaacactaggctacctgccgccccatttgcctcatgcagtgcgaaaAATCTCCTTCGTATTgagttgatcaagctgttgatcaagttgctggatattgccgGGAActgaacacgctgttgtacacgtcaatccagagcatcccaaacatgctcaatttgtgacaagtctggtgagtatgcaggccatggcagaactgggacattttcagcttctaggaattgtgtaatgatccttgtgacatggggccatgcattatcatgctgaaacatgaggtgatggtggcagatgaatagcatgacaatgggcctcaggatctcgtcacggaaTCTCTGAgcgttcaaattgccatcgataaaatgcaattgtgttcattgtccgtagcttatgccttcccataccataaccccaccacgaccatggggcactctgttcacactctgtacacgctgtctgccatctgcccggtacatttaaaaccaggattaatccgtgaagagcacgcTTCTCTATCATTCCAGTggacatcgaaggtgagcatttgcccactgaagtcggttacaaggCCGAACtgctgtcaggaagttaaagacaACAaccacgcagatgagcttccctgagacggtttcttacAGTTTgcgcagaaattcttcagttgtgaaAACACAGTTTCTTCAGCTGTtggggtggctggtctcagacgatcccgcaggtgaagaagccggatgtggaggtcctgggctggcgtggttgcaCATGCtttgcggttgtgaggcaggttggacgtactgccaaattctataaaacgacgttggaggcagcttatggtagggaaatgaacattcaattctctggcaatagctctggttgacattcctgcaggcagcatgccaattgcacactccctcaaaacttgagacatccgtggcattgtgttgtgttacaaaactgcacattttagagtggccttttattgtccccagcacaaggtgcacctgtgtaatgatcatgttgtttaatcaactttcttgatatgccacacctgtcaagtggatggattattttggcaaaggagaaatgctcacaaacaggaaTGTAAACTAATTTGTTGTCAAAAtgtaagagaaataagctttttgtgcgtatggaacatttcttggatcttttatttcagctcatgaaacatgggaccaacactttacatgttgtgtttatatttttgttcagtgtaagaaGATATcaagtttatctttatttttgtgGACTGTCCTGTGGAGATTAAGTACAATATAATTGACAATACATAATACTGATAAACAAATGGTAAGTGTACAGAATATGTATTTCTTTTCGAATGTCCATGCTTCATCCAGAGATATGAAATTAAAAATGCCTATTGAAATGGCAAAAAAAAGAGTAATTCACTGCAATGTTATGTTTATGGAATCTGGGGATTATTGGCAGGAAATCACACTATTAAAATGCATGAAAACTAGATCATCTAGGTGCTGGCTATAGGTTCTAAGAGCAGAACATTGAAATTACCTCTACAAACAAAAAGGCACACGTGGCTAGTGTAACTTGTATGAATCAATTGGGCCCTCTGCTGTTCAAGAAGAGAACTACAAATGCTCCCATCATCCCATTCTTTCCTAAGGGCCATAGTTCCGGAGTGCTGTTTTTTTTCCAGGCAAATAAAGGGTAAAAACACTTAAGTCATTCTTCCTTCATTTACTTCAATGAatatatatattgaagcaatccAGTTAAACAATAAGTACACTTTATTCACATTGGGTTCATGCATATTTAAAACAGTTGGAACACATTTATTTGGTCAATTATTTCTATACATCTAGATTATTtacctaaacggatataaatatATATTCTATAATAGTACATTTACAGAGACAATGTTTTTTCAGTCAACAAGTCATCTTTGGTCACAAAAAAACAACTGTAAACAGAATTACAAGAGTTCACATTTGAGCTTTCCTACTATTGATCAATATTGTGACCAGCCTGTATACCTTAGTAGGGAAaaggggtacctagtcagttagtACATGTTGATAACGTTTGAGGCTCTCTTTAGCAGCTTATTCATGACATCTGGGTAATACGACCCAACTTCTTCAAAGTGCTCTTTTGACAGGAAAAATATATCCACATAGTTATCAGCAATGGCAGTGTATCTATACAACTTGGATTTCAGCAGCAAGTCAACTCCCAAGGCGGCTCCAGTTGTAAGATACTCAATGGCCTCCTTTCCAGTTCTCCATGAGCAAAGTTTCACCTTACCAATCAGGATCAGCAACATGCCACGGCCAGAGTCTCCCCTTCTACTGATGTATTCCCCTAGAAGAGATCGCATTTCAGCATGTATACCGAAAAGTATACAATGTTCCCCACTCAAAATACTTGTGAATAACTCATGTGGTAATGTACACACTGTCAGATTATTCCTTCAGAAGTGGTTAGGTGCAGAATCTTAGTTAATGAAGTCCATAGAAAATGAAATGGGCAAAATGTGAAGTTATGCAGGTGAATTTCAAGTTAGTATTTAGCCCATGATGCTCAAATTTACCAGAGGTGTAGCTTTTCAGCAACATTTTCGTTGCCAAGTGTCGCAGGAATGTTTCTGAGAGGTGAGTGAAGAGCTGATTTTTCTTCAGTAGATTCacgcttattctaaaatggtgaGAAAATAATAAAGGGTTTTTATAAGCCCATGCTACATGGCCTTCTTTTGTACACATCATTCGTCAAATGAAGTAGTAGTTTGGTACAGTATGTAACAGTTTAACATTTCATCACTAAGCAGTTGCAGACATTAGTATTGATGGCTTGGCTAGTTACCTTGAGAAAATTTCAACTTTCATACAATGAGGTGTATCTTTGAACAATTCTTCTGAATCTATCCCTTTGGTGCGTGTCCATCGGTAATTGTAGAATCGGATTACGCGATTTTGCAGCGCTGATGGAATGTTTTCATACATCATGTAGTTTTGGACTGCCTGCATTAAAATAGAAAGATAATGAGTCACTCAAATAGTTCTCTCGCAAAAGTACGTCATTTTCAGTTTTTGAAGACCGAATTGCAATAAATCAAAAGTTGACTCTGAAAAAGTTAGTTAAAATCTAGTCTTGAGTATTTTGTTAATACCTGCAGTTTCTCTTCATACGCCACTTGAAGTGATTGCTTGTTTGTTTGAGTGGATGAGAGAAGTCCCATATTATAACTGACTTGCATCTTGGAAAGAATCATTATCAAAATGGAGAATAACAATTCTCTGTATGTCACTGCACGGATATCACCATAGCCTGTTGTTGTGTAAGTTGCTAAAGTCCAATATACGGAGTAGGTGTAAATATCAGGGAGGTAAAACACTTCTGTAAAAACAAAACAttaaaacaatacaaataaatCTAGTGTTTACATAATTAGAAACTCAGAAATGCTGCATGTCATACTAAAACCCCTGTCAAAAGTCTAATAAATGTATGGTAATTAATACATTAATtatattaatttatttattttcattacCAAAACTAATTTAACCATTCATTATGCCTTATCCATTTTAGCTGACCTTACCTGTGTTGCCAACCCACGAATTAAAGCCACCATGCAAAGCAAATAAAAGAAATAAAACTGCGGTACAGTGGACAAACAGGATTGCATGGACCAAGTACTTGATGATTCGTATGGCAAGCAAGCTGTTAATGTAAAACGAGAGAAGATAAAATAGATTAGAGGCAAAAGACTAACACCAATCAACAACTTGACTGTGGGAAATTGTATCACACAACTGTTTAAACACATACTGGTAAAAATAGCATTGAGAACATGCTAAATTTAACAAAAACATAATGCATATACTTAGTTATGATTGATTGCTCCTCCTTGTGCATGAAGACAAGTACAGTCAGAATCCGGAGTAGATGAAAAGTGCGAACATATACTATTATGGGCAGAAATGTTGTCGGTGACACTTGATTCATGAGATGCAAAATTGTAAATGCATATGGGAATGAGCATATGACATCATAAATGTATCCCACTTTCCTCGTCATATAGCTCAGTGACACAGATCTGTAGTCTGAGATGTATGATCCACTTTCATCGTAGAAACAAATATGAAATTTCAAAATGATCTGAAAGAAAAATAACATTGTCTATGTAATCACACACAAAGACCGAAAAACATATCCGTTCTGAAGGATATTTGCATATTGAGGCAGGCTTATTTAATACAAGGTTAAAACCAAAAAGGTGGGTGTAGTGTACATTATAATTTATGGAAACACAATGTATCAACAGACTGAAAGGACCCTAAGGTGGTTATTTAGATTACTGACAAATTCGTGAGCTGCGTCTCTCACCTCAATCATTTGAATGTATTCGATAATCATAGTGAACAAAAAGATGCCTCGGTCAAGATCGAACACAGATGGCTGAAATTGAGGGAAATCAATGATTCATATTTTCTTATACTACTTACAACTCAAGTGTCCCAACACGAATATTCATacagattattattatatttgacTGATATTTTACCTTGAGGTCAATAATACAATAAGCAGAACTCCGTTAATGGATATAGCAAACAATTATGCGACAACGAATTCTAATTCCGATAACAATGTGTACCACCTACCATATATGTTATCGCCCAAAACAGAATGATGATCAGAAGGCAAGATGTGTACTGATACACAACACGTACTGTGCTCTCCGGATTGATTGTTGTGTTGTGGATTCTGATGGCGTTCAACAGAAAACTGATCAAGAATTGAGTGATGCTTGTCTTAATTCGGACATGAAATGGGAAGTCTTTAAACTTTGCTTTATTTTCCTCTTCTGCCATGCAGTGCTTGTAAAGCTTTATATCTGATGGACGAAACAAATGGCTCATGTATAAATGGTGCAACCCATAAAAGCTACAATTATAATAAATATGTTAGCTGCAGCAATACTACACCAAAGAGCTAAGCAAAACTTTTTCCTATAACTTGAAAGATAAAAAAAAAGCAATGTTGGCACCAAAACATTTTTGTGGGGCAGTTTAAAAATATGTGGTAGGGTGCCTCAGTACAAAAACTTATAAAAGTTACATAGATTTGCTTTTGCAGGACTTTCTATTTCATCAACACATGAATATAGCAATATTTCTGAAGTAATGCCAGCCAACTTACATCCTGTGTCATTCATAAGTATATCAGTTGCTGAAACATTCTTCTGAACTTTTGACATGTCCATTGTTCTTTGCAGTAGCTGTTCACGTTTCGTTTCTGCAGCTTTCTTTATCTGTTTGCAAATGTCTGGATAGTATTTGACAGTTTCATCAAGGCTTTTCTTGGAGAGGACATACAGATCACAATTTGTGGCAGCCCTGGGACGCACAAGAAAACAGTATAATACTGTTTGTTACAAGACATACAATGCTACAATCTGAAATGTATTTGATCAGAGACACATCATTTTATATTTAAATGAGAGAAAATTATGCTTTAAGTCATCAAAAGTATCATGCCTTATTGTGGTTGCACGAGGTTCTGCAAACAGAAGGCTCCCTTCTCCAAAGTATTGTCCCGCATTCAGTTTGATGATAACAGTCAACTCGTCCTGTGACAAGACTTCTACTTCTCCCTTTTCAATGAAATACATCTAAGGGAAAAAATGCTAGTAATGACAAAAATGGTGAAGAGAGCAACAGCAACATTCTCATGTacaccctttcctgtcattaggATTGAGCCCTGCTGTCATAGAAAATAGAAACCTTAACACAGCAGGGCCGTGTGTCACACCTCAGATCCAAAGTCATTTCTTTTGCATATCAGGTCATTAGCTCTGTAAAGGCACGGTCGAATCTGTCTAGCTAGTAACCGAATGAATCCTCCATCTGTTTCCAATTGGTCCACACTCTCTTTCCTCAGAATTTTGTGAAAAAAGGGTCCCTGTAGAGTTGGCATAACAAAAATAAACTTAGCTTCCAGAATTAATTTTGAGGAAAATATTTGAAGAAAATATTTATGAGCTGGAAAAAGTACAAATTATTTTACATCAAGCTTTCCAGATAATGTTCTCTCGAGTGGGGATAAATGTTGTGCCACTGAGTTCCTTCGCTGCTTCCTCTTGATATCAAGTCCAAATGCCTAAAattaaacaataataataataagtgcaTACCGGTATATTTACTTTAGTCACAACATTAAATCAAGGTAGTCTAAGCTGCTAAAAATATAAATTGATAAATGTACCTTTGCAATAAGGTCAGAGTAGATAATGGTAGATATATCTCCGAGTAGAGACGATGGCAAATACTCAAACAGTGTGTCTTGGTCTATTCCTTTCGTTCTTATCCATTTGAAAGCATAGAAGTTCACAGTATTGTGATATAGAGCCCCTGTAATGTTCTGACTCTAAGGCAGAGAATTGCACATAATGAGACCTCAAAACATACAACAGGTAAGCAACAGATGTTGCTACAAACGATATCACATCTACAAAAATAAAAACCTTACCTTCAAGAAGAGTTGTATGCTTTCTTTTTTCTCAGTAAAAGCTGCCCTTGTAGCATCTGCATTGGCTAACATAGCAGCAAATGTACCAGCCACATAACCACAATACAATGCTCCAGACACCATTATGAAGACCATGGTCATTTTctgcaaagacacacacaaaaaaaaaaatatatatatataattacttTCAAATACTGTACATTTAATAATAACCGTATAAACCTTTTACAgtagctttaaaaaaaatatatatatatattgctgtGATCTTGAGTTGTTTATGACTTAATTGATCCTGAAACTGTTTGTAATTTGAATAACCTTACCATAGAGGTTAGATAAGGATGTATATCACCATAGCCTACACCACTGAGAGTTGCAGTAGCAAAATATAAACTTATGGAATACAGTTCTGTGAAGGTAGCCGTTTCTGAGGGAAAGAAGAGTTGTCCATGACAATACAAAGTTCTCAAGTAAGTTACACACTTTCCATAACAAATTCTTTTTGATAACCTATGTTGTAGTGTAATTTAATGatattatacagtaccagtcaaaagtttggacacatctactcattcaagggtttttctttatttgtactatcttctacattgtagaataataatgaagacatcaaacctatgaaataacagatagaatcacgtagtaaccaaaaaagtgttaaaacaaatctaaatatattttagattcttcaaaatagccacccttggccttgatgacagctttgcacactctaggcattctgtgtccaaacctttgactggtactgtatatggttAAGATAGTAGTACAACAATAGTAGCAGTAAAACAAACTAGTTGAGTTAGAACCTACCGTACACTACGTTAAACGTGTAGTCCATGTGATACACCCAGGATTGTGATGAACAGTTGTGCTTTATCATAGGCAATAAGTAATTGGTTGTGTCACCAAACAAGTCTGCTGGAGGGCATACAATTGCAAAAACGATGCAAGTGCTGAAGTGAAGAAAAAGGACGCTATACAGAAAGAACTTAGCAAATGTGACAATCGTCTTTTCGGTTGCAATCCCTGATTGCCAGAATGAAAATGCAAGAGGAATCCGATATAACTGGAGAAGATGTGGGGCTCTGAGATATGCATATAGGTGCAGCGCTTCACTGTTTGAGTAAAATCCATTCTCATCAAAAGGGGAAACCACCATCCAGCCAATAACTTCCCAGGGAAAACAGCTGATGAGATCTATTAGAAAGCTTGTCTTCACATAGTGTTTTGCCGTTTCCAGCGTGTCCACTTTGAGATTGTCCTTGTAAAAAGCAACATGCAAACGGATATACATGTCAATCCAGCAAAAAAGGCCCAGAATGTAGGACAAAATCCAGAGTTCCTTTTTGTAGTGGAGAAAAGCAAAAAGAAGAGAGCTATTGATGCTGACCGTTATGGCCAAAACAAATCGGAAACATTCCCATCGGATGTACAGTGGATTGCTAGGCAAAATGGCACTCCTATATCtagaagaaaaaaacattttcattacAGAGCAGTGTCATACACTGTCATCAAGTCCCATAACATATTATTATTTCaagtcatttagaacacactgtctgtctgtcagtttgTCTCAATGAAACATTAAGCATTATATACACTGAAGGACAGGATCTGAAAGAAAACTGCTAATCTCTCTTGCGCAGTTCTAAAAAACAAAGAGAGGTTGTAACTTGAATAACTTCTcacacaatttttttatttacttttgtTTGTTTAGTAAATGTTTGATTACCTATATTTCTTGAACTGTATTGTAggttaagggcttgcaagtaagcatttaacgTTAAGGTATACACGTGTTGTATTCGGGGCACGTGACAAattcattttgatttgattaatttgTTACAGAcattcagtgcattcggaaagtattcaagaccccttgcctttttccaaatttagttacgttacagccttatttcaaaatgtattaaataattttttcctcatcaatctacacaaaatatctcataatgacaaagcaaaaacaggtttttcgaattttttgcaaatgtattaaaaaaaatcggaaacataacatttccataagtattcagaccctttactcagtactttgtttacgtatgtttggcagcgattacagactcaagTATTCCTGGGTATGACTcaacaagcttagcacacctgtatttggggaatttctcccattcttctccgcggatcctctcaagctctgtcagaatggatggggagtgtcgctgcacagctattttcaggtctctccagagatgttagatcggtttcaagtccgggctctggctgggccactcccggacattcagaaacttgtcccgaagccacttctttgttgtcttggctgtgtgattagggtcgttgtcctgttggaaggtgaaccttcgccccagtctgagagcatgttttcatcaaggatctctctgtactttgctccgttcatctttcccttccagtccctgccgctgaaaaacatccccacaacatgatgctgccaccaccatgcttcaccgtagggatggtgccaggtttcttccagttgtgacgcttggcattcaggccagagtgttcaatcttggtttcatcagaccagagaatattgtttatcatggtctgagagtctttaggtgcctttcggcaaactccaactgtgctgtcatgtgccctttactgaggagtggcttccgtctggccactatcataaaggcctgattggttgagtgctgcagagatggttgtcgttctgtaagattctcccatttccacagaggaactctggagctctgtcagagtgaccattgggttcttggtcacctccctgaccatagcccttctcccacgattgctcagtttggcagggcagccagctctaggaagagtcttggtggttccaaacttcttccatttaagaatgatggaggccactgtgttcttggggaccttcaatgctgcagaaatgtttaggTACCATTCCCcagttctgtgcctcgacacagtcctgtctcggagctctacagacaatttcttcgacctcatggcttggtttttgctctgacatgcactgtcaactgtgggaccttatatagacaggtgtgtgcctttccaaatcatgtcctatcaattgaatttgccacaggtggactccagtcaagttgtagaaacatctcaaagatgatcaatgcaaacaggatgcacctgagctcaatttcgagtttcatagcaaagggtttgaatacttatgtacatttctaaaaacttgttttcaccatgtcattatggggtattgtgatgtcattatggggtattgtgtgtagattgattaagtttaaaaaaaaatctaataaattttagaaaaaggctgtaacataacaaaatgcggaaaaaatcagggggtctgaatactttccgaatgcactgtaatttgtCTCTTGGAGCAAAAAACTAACTAGATGTAAATGTTTATGTAAATGCTCGTTATATTGTGGTTTTTCTTATGAAATGTGGATGGTTTGACAGTGACAAGTTTCACGAGCCTGAGCAGTTGTCTGCATACCTTGGTGTGGGAGGTATCAGTTTAGTTTTGCTCAGTTTCAGAAGTTTTTCCTCAACAGTTTCTTCCTCTGCTCCAGCATAGATTGGGAAATTTCCAAAGTCCTCAATATCTACAATCGTTGTATGTTTAGTTTTTTTCTAGTAGTTGAAGAACAGAGGCACATATTGTATGCAGACATGGTGAAGGGAAAACTTACAACACTTTGACTTCTTGGCATATCGACGACCTTGATATGTCAACGATGCATCTTTCTTCTTTAGTGTGTCATCATCCTGTTCCTCAGACTTCATAATTTCTTCAACGCTTTGCAGTAAAGTGTCGTAATATCCTGGTGTTGATTGCAATTCTGTAATTTGGCTAGAAGGAAACAAAATCAGAAATCATGATTTGCATTATATAATTCACTCAatctgtttctctaccagtatATGGCATTTATAACGTTTGTGCATACACGTTTGAACAGGAAATCTCTTATCACATTTGACAATTCATATTATGGACTCTATTTAACAAAAGGATACATCTAAGGGCAGGCAGTAGTGCTATAGGTTCAGgtgtgtgtcagaaatatttgtGCTATTTTAACTATCACATTTATCGGCGCACTTGCTGGAGTTGGTGCAAATGCGCTGGGGTTTGATGAATAAATAAGTTGTGGGTGTGTCGAGGCTTGGCCTCTCATGCTCCATGGCGgaatatgtggttgcttcaagttgtgttTACGGTCTTTTATGTGTTGCCTTGGAATCAACTCCAACTCCAATGTTAGTccattatagtttgttaaatggCTTATGGACACGCAGCCTACATCATGGAGTGTTTTAAGCAAGTCCAAAACGGGACCtgcatggctaaaataatgtgAGTCTGCCTACAATGTATAGATAAAAAAGGGAATATCATCTCACTGTTTTACTCCTCTCAAACTTGATATATTAATAAAGCTTAGATGATTAAGATGTATTTCCAAACGGTCTCAGGAGCCAAACACTTATCGACAGTCTTGACTACTTCGCTATTGCAGTGGGCAGAACAAAAAAAGCCTTAATTGAGAGCAGGGGAGGTTATGCTTGGTTTTTAACCAAATAAACGAAATAGGaagaaacatgtattttttatgtttctaaatacGAAGTATTTATGTTCCAGGCGCTATATGGGCAGTGTGCGTCACCGCTGGATAGGTTGTTTCCGCCTTCAACATTTGTCCCATTACCACATGCGTAACCGCTAAAACCAGCTTTTGGTTGGTCTTAAAATCCATATCAGCGCTGCCTGAAATTAGCACTTTGGATCATGATTTTAAGGACATACCTCAAATATGTCTACCCTCCCATCTGAGCGCAAGCGAGCTCATATAAGACGGGCCAATTCCCGAACCTGGCTTTAGGGCTTGGAAATGCCATCGCTCCAGTTTTTACATGACGAAATTACAAACTAACGTGCGTTTGACACTGGCGCCGCCTTAACACCAACTGAAACTAGAGCTCCAAGTGTTAAAATAGATGTACCTTTCAATGACCGGGTATCTCTCCAGAACAGATTTAATTCTGTCAAAATCGATCACTAATATCTCACAATGAGTCTTTGCACGGACGGTCATTGTAGCTTGTTTTCCAAACAGAAATCCAGCCTGAAATTAGATCCAACGAGTATTCAGTGTAACATTCCAAATATGAATAAAAGTAGTCAATCAAAACTTTGCTTGAGGAAATGTCTCTGTAAATATTACCTCCCCGAAATACATTCCTTCACCGTAGAGTCCAACAATTTCAGACAAGTCATCACTTAGAATcttgaaaatcaaatcaaaggatTTACttgtaaaaacaaaaacaaatggggGGTGGGGGTGAGTAACTGTATAATGTGAATACACATTACGTATCATTCATACAAGCATAACTCTTTCATACAAACCTGGCAAGTCCCTTTTCGAATGCAAAATAGTTCTCTGGTAATAGTTTCACTGTACTGGATGATCTCCCCTCGGGGAAAGAAATACATGACAGAGGTTGATGCGAGATCCCGAATAAACGCTTGTCCAGCTTGCTCGAAATAAGGAATCTGTTgagtaaaaataaatgtccctCTTTATTTAAACATAGATTGATTATGCTGTATAAAACGGATGATGGTTGCAATGAAAGAAGAAATAACTGATGAGCTCATAAATGACTCAAAAACATAATAGTGTCACCCCTGTTATGATTGTAAATTAAGTTAAAGCTGTATAAAAAATCGATTTCCTTTATAAACATTCTGCAATGTGTTTTTCTTCCTAACTACAAAATATGTGATATGACTGTCTTTATCAGCATACAGGTACATACTGTACAAAACAAATATGGATACCTTTGACAagaacctccctctctctttcatcagGACAATCTGTTGAAGTTCGATTGGCAAGTCATGCATTAAAAAT contains these protein-coding regions:
- the LOC129867947 gene encoding uncharacterized protein LOC129867947 isoform X2 — translated: MGFEEMYNIKEECPTTVLKKNEVTIISPKQNIVRIWNLFIALTSLVAVTVSLFELFFNSAIPVVVGIRYCLDVIFLLNIISRFYIGYESNGVVIIDSKPVQRKYLQTWFIMDLLAVLPFETLRYASPELHFMHINRCLRVLRLFDIISSFGKEPDTNKIHVAVLNSFSIVVLCVQVSACAWYNQACIAAHGGHPRECLKEENWLQLLPEFSTNLTGVTDFEFYATSLYWSAITLCSVGYGDIHAKKIPEVMVASLVMVVGLFAFIGVIATGMSSIISNLDARRGRFCYRMESICLHMKQMGLPEEVQTWVHKYYYYLWTHRKGSIIAGLLDDLPFALHSEISSACYKPLMKKTTLFHDTEDGFKRALSLKFNTYTYSPGQILAKPGEINQNAYYIEHGVVQVLGDNYCDKVARLLPGSLIGEAYLMYRIPRNTTICAATLCEICVLERSDLLALFADYPEAGLKIARTAQKRLHNVKHPIREAFALGVASNPQNVVFQKDLSVNLLPRNQKIFILFMEYLANQSHNVSSSVKTSTDVKRSVWMRTIRPDGIFAQKWEIFMFWCITISIFIETWVLFFTNNLDTKGFYNEGWGALYLTISSLVDCFAIIDIFVNLRTEVFTKDGYQADIMGIFDNYRKSWNLYYDVLAVFPLDFFSFATSGEAHWRVLGYVRWNRLIWIRKVRLFFNKKENDLDKNLFELRTAKCIFLLIFSVHCCSGVMYLTGCKDFRCDEESWAWNTGLKASHSNLYHYMISVYWTTTSMTTIVKSMPHWPVRMLPDYLFSRVTFQNLLSAMTNFMESHDLSLSLQTRVTEYMSLLWSKYQGQAYPGGQFLMHDLPIELQQIVLMKERGRFLSKIPYFEQAGQAFIRDLASTSVMYFFPRGEIIQYSETITRELFCIRKGTCQILSDDLSEIVGLYGEGMYFGEAGFLFGKQATMTVRAKTHCEILVIDFDRIKSVLERYPVIESQITELQSTPGYYDTLLQSVEEIMKSEEQDDDTLKKKDASLTYQGRRYAKKSKCYIEDFGNFPIYAGAEEETVEEKLLKLSKTKLIPPTPRYRSAILPSNPLYIRWECFRFVLAITVSINSSLLFAFLHYKKELWILSYILGLFCWIDMYIRLHVAFYKDNLKVDTLETAKHYVKTSFLIDLISCFPWEVIGWMVVSPFDENGFYSNSEALHLYAYLRAPHLLQLYRIPLAFSFWQSGIATEKTIVTFAKFFLYSVLFLHFSTCIVFAIVCPPADLFGDTTNYLLPMIKHNCSSQSWVYHMDYTFNVVYETATFTELYSISLYFATATLSGVGYGDIHPYLTSMKMTMVFIMVSGALYCGYVAGTFAAMLANADATRAAFTEKKESIQLFLKSQNITGALYHNTVNFYAFKWIRTKGIDQDTLFEYLPSSLLGDISTIIYSDLIAKAFGLDIKRKQRRNSVAQHLSPLERTLSGKLDGPFFHKILRKESVDQLETDGGFIRLLARQIRPCLYRANDLICKRNDFGSEMYFIEKGEVEVLSQDELTVIIKLNAGQYFGEGSLLFAEPRATTIRAATNCDLYVLSKKSLDETVKYYPDICKQIKKAAETKREQLLQRTMDMSKVQKNVSATDILMNDTGYIKLYKHCMAEEENKAKFKDFPFHVRIKTSITQFLISFLLNAIRIHNTTINPESTVRVVYQYTSCLLIIILFWAITYMPSVFDLDRGIFLFTMIIEYIQMIEIILKFHICFYDESGSYISDYRSVSLSYMTRKVGYIYDVICSFPYAFTILHLMNQVSPTTFLPIIVYVRTFHLLRILTVLVFMHKEEQSIITNLLAIRIIKYLVHAILFVHCTAVLFLLFALHGGFNSWVGNTEVFYLPDIYTYSVYWTLATYTTTGYGDIRAVTYRELLFSILIMILSKMQVSYNMGLLSSTQTNKQSLQVAYEEKLQAVQNYMMYENIPSALQNRVIRFYNYRWTRTKGIDSEELFKDTPHCMKVEIFSRISVNLLKKNQLFTHLSETFLRHLATKMLLKSYTSGEYISRRGDSGRGMLLILIGKVKLCSWRTGKEAIEYLTTGAALGVDLLLKSKLYRYTAIADNYVDIFFLSKEHFEEVGSYYPDVMNKLLKRASNVINMY